GGGAGTGTGCACACGtactacaggagctctatataaaaggggggtctaagcatcggcggaggtatacAATAGACATTGTTCTTGCTACTGTTCATTCTTGTTGTTGCTCCGCCTAGATCattgtcggtgactgacttgagcgtcggagggccaatgctagggatcccttccctggctcggcattgaCGTAATCTATGTTGTAGGTCGGAGCGGAGTCTACAGGCGATCAGCGGGTGCACcatatccccagctttccatctcatcaACTTTTGGATATGATCATTTGTGATAAGGGGAGTATTGAAAGTTATCATGAATATAAATGAGAGTCAATTGGATATTGAGTTGGGTTAAAGTTAAGAAGGGTCAACGAGGCCATCCTCTTTTCGATTGAGCCAATCTATCAAAATTGACCGGTCAGTCTCCCAAGATCGACCTGCCAGGGTTGGCCCACTAGTCATCCTGGCCAAGCCAACCCATTAGTGCAAACTCCTTAGTCTTCCAAGGTTGATATGCCAAAGCCAAGTAGCCAACCAACCAATCTTCTAAGGTCGTCTCGCCAGGGCTAACCCGCCAGTCTTCCCAGCCAAACTGACCCACTAGAGCCGACCGGTCAGTTTTCCAAGGCCAATCTGCCAAAGCTGACAAACTAATCTTCCAAGGCCAATCGGCCAAAGCCGAAAGACCAGTCTTCGAAGGCTAACCTGCCAGTCAGTCCAGTCAAACCGACCCCCCGGTTAGTCCAACCAATCCGACTTGCCACCCACCGGGTGGTTCTATACTGACTTTAGGAGGTGAGCTCCTCAACCGGATATCTAGTTTATGTCTGATCGGCTCTGTCATTCCGACGCTCCGACTCATCTCCACTCCAACCTGATGCCTCTCCCAGGCTCAAATACCCAGACATTATAGCATGTTGGCCTCTTGTGGTTTGTTAGAACACATGAGTGTCCAAACACGTAAAGTAGTATGCATGACATAACGTGATCTCTTCAAGATCTCCACAATATAAGATACGAGTGGCATGACCCCCTGATACCTTTGACATTATACATTCTTTAATGTGAATATGACATTTTGTTAGAAGTACATCATCCCCTTTGACAGACATGAATGTGACACATCACTCCTTCGTACTATAAAGAATCTCACCCCTACAAACCTAGGATATTGAATATTCATTGCTACATATACTCATATTTTATTTATAACCACCCGTTCGGCACTAGCATTAACAGCTCAATTGGCGGAACCGATCGGCATATTTCAATCGGCAACGACTTCACATGCAAAATATCCAAACAATAGCAGAAGTTGATCAATTGCATAGTGATAAAAAATTCCAAAGTACATTCACAATAGCCATCAAACTCCAAGGTACCAAATCCGATCGGCTAAAGCAATTTGGCAACATTAATTGATTCAGCAGCCAAATGAAAAACTTCTCCAATTGGAAAATGTCGATCAGCAACCACACAAATCTTTCATTGGCAATTAGAAGCTTCTCATCCAATTATGGGACCATGCAACTAATTTCAAATGGCAGCCCTCGACTTCACTCGGAACATGTCGTTCGGCAGCCCTCTTGATAATTCTTTAGTTGGAAAGAATTCAATCGGCTTCACTCATCATTCCACTTTATCAATGAAAATTTCAATCAAATTCTAGATTGACAAAAGCCGTGGGCAAGTTCCAAGGCAATTCGAATGAGAAAGTCCAATTTGCTTCATTCGGCAATTCAAAATTTCCATTCAGTTGCAAATGACTCAGTCTCATTGGCTTCCAGTGAAACAATTCCCAATTAGTTTCGGGTGGCAAAATTCATTTGGCAATCTCAATTAAGCGGATCGGCAAGATCCAACCGCATGTAAATGGATAAATTCTGATTGATatacaaaaattccaaaaaaagtTCACAAGGCCAAAGTCCAACCATGGCTCGGCCCCACCGATGGAAAAATTAATGATTGCTTGTACGGTGTAACTATGAATGGTCACCCGCTCGACACAAATTATCGTCACATATTTAGCTATTTTTACTCTGACTCTACAATCCGGAGCAATTCAATCTAGCGATAGATTTAATTTAGTTAGTTGGACTCACACCtcctttaattaaatttgaaaaagaaacttGTGATACGAGAACTATTGAAAGCTACCACAAATGCAAATTAAAGTTAATCGGATGTTGAGTTAGGTTAAAGTCAAAGAGGGTCAATGGGACCATCTCTTTTTGACGAAGTTGAATCTACCAGAGCCGACCGACCAGTCTTCCAAAATTGATCCGTCCAAGCCAATCCACCAGTCTTTCTAGCCAAGCCAACCCACCAGAGCTGGCCAGTCAATCTTCTAAGGTTGATCCGCCAAAGTCGACCGGTCAATCTTTCAAGGTTGACTTGCTAGAGTCGATCGATCAATCTTTCAAGGCCGACCCACCAGTCTTCCATACCGGACCGACCTGCCAAAGACAACCCGTTAGTCTTCCAAGGCCGACCCGATAGAGCCAATTGGCTAGTCTTCCAAGGCCAACTCGCTAGAGCTGACCGACCAGTCTTCTAAGGTTGACCTACTAGTTAGTTCAGTAGAGCTAACCCCCTAGTCAGTCAAGTCAAGCCAAGCCAACCTACCACCCACTGGGGATGATCAGCTTCTCGATCGGGTATCCAGCTCATGTCCGATCGGACGCTCCAGCTCATCTCCACTCCAACCCGACGCCTCTCCTAGGCTCAAATACCTAGACGTTCTAGCATGCGGGCCTCCCGTTGGTTGTCAGAACACATGGGTGTCCAAATACATGGAGTAGTATGTATGACATAGCGTGATTGCCTCAATATCTCCACAGTACAAGACGTGACTGACATGACCCTTTGATACCTTTAACATGACACATTCTTTAATATGAGCATGACATCTTGTCAAAAGTACACCATCACCTCTGATAGCCATGTGACGTATCCCTCCTTCATACTATAAAGAGCTCCACTCTCATGGACTAAGGTATGTTGGATACTCATTATTATATGCACTCAAATTTCATTTACTCAGCTACTATTCATCTTTCCCACATTTTTATATCTCCGGAGATTTGACTTGAGTATCGAAGTGAAAGGCCAGGGCAACTCGGTCTCCCTCTAATGTTCCGTCTACCTTTTCCTACCTTCTAGCAGTCTTGCATACACCATTGACGGAAGACTTTCTAGCACCCTTGGTCtccttttcttaatttttcttgaAGGTCTAGCGATTTAGCCTGTCTAGAAGATAGCTCACCTTCTTCTCCCTCCAAGTCATGATTATATTACGTGATCTATATTATAGCTAGCCCACCGACATGTTgtaaaataataaagcaatatcAAGCAGTATTATTTTTGCACAAAaagtccccttttattcactctgagaAGGTATGAAGCAGTGTCGCGTCCCTTTCTCACGCGCGgaaccaaactctggtttggttttggtttagaccgaaaccaaactggtttggttcagactgaaccaaaccagcaaaaacagaccgggccgcccgtgagcgcaggGCCCACGGGCTGGGAATTTGCACCCCCCTTTgcgcacgtgacgcccggtttatggatttccggctcgaacccccaaatccactcgatttggacttggcccgcgcatgcgtgtaggtcctcttatcattgctaagcaaggatagaaggatttcctatataagcccttccaagcttctccacttagcaatgtgaaactaaaaacactacaaaaaaaatactttgaatttaaaacaaaattcaacacgACATTCCAGTTTCACCAATTTTAGACGGATCAGTTTGCAATTTGATTAGCAAGAGAAGAAAGAAGCATATGCGAAGCGATGGTTCCGTTGTTATTCTAAATTTTGATAGTTTGAACAAGAGTTAAATTATAAACGTTGAGTGTTGTTTTGATATGTTTGAGTAGGAATTTGGAGTTTGGAGAATTCATGCTCAATGAGCTAGGTTGATTCGACATGGCCAGGGTACGTTGACCCACTCGATGACTTGAAAgttgtaaaataaaaaaatggataGTATAATTAAGATATCTAAGGGATTGCAAAATGAGAAATACTGAGATGACATTGAAGTAATCTAGAGTGATGATTTGGCATCACCAAGTTGACAACTCGATTACTTGAGGTTTATAAACGTTTGGAGAAGGTTGAATGAGACTAATGGAGGGATTGCAAGACATAAAGCATCAAGGTGGTGAGGATTATCCTATGGGTATAATTAAGTTGGTACTGGAATGATATAATTGTTTCATCAATATAGTGAAGATGATAGTCAACGGAGTAGAATAAGTACGTAGGTGAAGaggagttcggatcctctgtccccaaattttTCTATCTCCGTATTTTCTTAttgatcggacggatcagattacatctcaaggatacCTTACACAACACGAGGATACTATACATATCTTAAGAATGTCATGATATTTTGAAATGCAATCTGGTCCGTTCGATCAATAGAGGATACAGGGATAGAAAAATTTGAAGATAGAAGATTTGAACTGGGTGAAGAATGATAAATGAATGAGTAGGGGTTGAATAACCTGACAAGTTAAAAtgcttaatttttgaaaaaaaatctatcgATAAATCATTGATAATGAAGTAGGAGAGAGGACTACTGAACCATATAAAATACTCATCGTTAGCCATTGTAAATGTTTTTCTGGTGTATATTTTATTCCCGATGAGTAACGCAATTTTAATTAGATGATATTAGATCCAACGGTTCACAACCGGTTCGCTGCATGAACCGGCATATAAAACCGGTCGGCTTCGATAATACCGAtcaacttgtaataataaaataaaattataaattagttTTTCCTCTTTCTCTTATGGCTCAGCGTCGTACGTCGTCCTTCTCCTTCGATCCCTTCCCCCTTCGCCTTCGAATCTATCCTCCAATCCCTCTCCCCGCCGCCTACTACTCGGACTTCTCCgcaaaaatcccaacttggtctCCGCCCTGCTGTCGATCCATTTGCGCCGCCCTTCCGCCACGTGATTCGCAGATCAATGCGGCGCCTTGGTCCGCAGGGAGCAGTCTCCCGCCTCCTCGGTTCCCGTTTATcatgaaagattggattcggGAGGCAGCGTGAGGGACTTAAGAAGAGACTTGGTCGACGGAATGGCAGCGGCCGCGGTAGCGGCAGTGGTGACGGTGAAGCGGAAGTTGCTGGTAGCGTGCATGACGTGCCCAGTCTGCCACAAGTTAATCCGGGATGCCACCACCATCTCTGAGTGCCTGCATACGTGTGAGTGTGCCTCCTCATCCTCCCCTTCTGGTGCTCTAATCTGAGGGCCTCCGTTTCTTCCGGCCCCTCCAATTTGACGTCTTTCGCCGATTCATGGTGTTTCTCTGTAGTTGTGCATGTTGTTTTATAGTTTATTCCTAGAGTGGAGTTCTTCGATCTTGGTTTACGCGATTCCTCGGTTTCTTCTCGTGTGAGAATCagatctttgattttttttttttttttcccttcttcttcttcttcttctttctatgGAAGATTCAGAAATTTGGGGAGTCTCTAGGTTTGGAAACTTACCTTTTGTCGTTTTGAGTTTTTCCCACTTTGGTATGAGGCATTATGATGGGATGGCACATGACGCCAAGTATATATTTTTGCCTACATATAGACAAAGAAGTAAGTTAATACGTAAAGCGGGCATTGAAAGTTAAAAtcttcatttctttttcttgataCATGAAGTGGTTCCTGCTATCAAAAATAGAAGATTTTTGCAAGTCTTCTCCACGTTAATGAACTGAGATAGTTGGATAGAGAATGCCCGCAGGAGGTGAAATCAGTGCTAGTCCACAAAAGTTCTTGATAAAGGTGGCATCTAAGTTACTACTTTGATTGTGCACTCGCAAACAAAAGGAGAGATTGTCTGTGATGCCTTTCTGAGGCGTGAAAATATACTCATGTCATTGTTGGCACTTTCCAGAAAATAGGAAACAAGAAATTCTTGGCACTTGGATTAATTTTACAACTAAAACTTCAGTCTAGTTTTTCTTGAGATCAAATTCTGTATTCATGTTTGATTGTTTCGTAGTCATTTTTGGCAATTTCTGTTAGGTAGTATAGACCGATCCATAATATAGACTCACTTATTTTTTGGAAAAATTATTTGGTGCTGCAGTTGAGATAAACTGGTGTAGTTTCTTTCAACTTCCTGAGCCTTCAAATAGACTATTATACCTAAAAGTTGACTTTTCTTGAGTAGATAGCATCTTTTGCTTTAGTTATTTTCACTTTGGACATAGCATCTCCCAACACACAGGTGTCTCTTATGTCATTCAGTATTTCTTATCCCAACACACATTTGAGAACTATTGCTGTCTTTGATGATAGATTTTGTCCTTCCATCTTGTGTCTGAGTTgtattgtttttttattattgatgTTTTGCTTTGTCATTtggaagaaattttcaatttttttgtggaaaaaaaaaatctttttcatACTTTGATCTTCAAATAGTTTGCAGGAAGTGTATATATGAAAAACTCACAAGTGAAGAGGTAGATTGCTGTCCTATATGTAATATTGAACTGGGCTGTGTCCCTATTGAAAAGCTAAGGTAATTTGCTTTCCTTTGTTGTGCTGGTGCTGTTTGCATTATGTTGCTTATTATAGTTTCGCACTAGGTTTTGGTATACAAATTGTTTGAAGTAGCTATTATATTATCCAGGTTCTGGATTTCTGCAATATTATAGTGAAAACCTTATTGTTGACTGGATTATCAATATCTAAACTtccaacttagtttttttttcactttttggaTCTGCTGGAATAAAAAATAGTTTCACTGACTTATAAAATAGAGGCACAGCTTCTATCTTTGACTTCAAACGGTATGTGTTTATCACCTTTAACTGCTCTCATGTCATGTGTCAGTGCTTCTTCCCAATTCCATTATTTGGAGGAACTGATTGTTCCCCGAGATGGGGTTGACCTGTCTGTAGGATTGGCGGGATTTGTTCTGTGCATCATAGATTATGTGAAAGTGCAGCATATGCAACAGTAGGGGAGGTTTCTTGTGGTATGAAGGCCTCAAGCAGGTAGTAGTGTGTCAAACTTCTGTGGGTGAAAGGCTGTATTGTTCAAGGCTGGGTGGTAAGCCAGAGATCAAAATATGCAATGTGCATAGTAGAGTTCTGAAGCTGGAATGGTAACCTCATTAGTTTTGAATTTGTATGATAAGTTTAGGGAATGGCTTGGCTTTAAGTAGCAGCATCCTCAAATGATTTATGAGTTGCGGTAGTTTAGTGTATAGCCTGGGGTTGTTAGCCTTTTTTTAGTTTTTGTCAGTTGTTGTCTAGAGCAAGACTTTCAGTTTTAGTGACAGGATCCTCTCTTGTCATTCTATCTATTTTCTAAAAGAACACTGCATTTCAATCTTACTATATTAAGGATGTTATGAGTGTTACAACAATTGTGAAATGCCAATATGCTGGGCAATTGTGAAatggatttttggttaaatctgAAATTCCTTGTTTTATACTTTGAGTTTCTGATACAATATGTCTCTCTTCAAGCATATCCTAATTTTGGTACCATCTGCAGAGCTGACCACAATCTACAAGATTTGAGATCTAAGATATTTCCTTTCAAAAGGAGAAAGATTGAAGCTCTTGAAAATTTTCCTCTTGTAACATTTCCTGCTAAAAGAAAAGAGAGATCACTTTCATCATTAGTAGTCGACACTCCTCAAATAGCAGCACAGACAGCTTTGCATGGAAGGCGAACAAGAGCTGCTGCTAGAAAGGCTGCAACATTTTGTGGACAAAGTCCGGATATTCAAGAATCCATAAAGAGGATGGATGATAAAAATCTTGATGACCTTCCTGAAAACTCATCTGCTAATCCAAACAAGCTGAACCCTTGTAGAAAACAGGCAGCAATCCTTTTTCCTAATTTcttctttccttgttttactGTTTCTAAAGTTTTGTGTTCTTTTAAGATTTTAAATATAAGTTCACCCTGCATTAGTGTACATGTTTAACTTTGTCAATACTTTCTCAGACTTCTTCAAATATGGAGCCATTCAGCACTACTCCTATCAAACATTCATTGAATGGAGGGGACTCCTTTCGGAATAAGACTGAGCCCTGGAAACCTTTAGATTGTCTAGCTGAAGTGGCAAAGTCTTTTAAGTCCAGCCCACAGAATCCTGTTATCAATGCAGAACTCATCAGTGCACAGAATGGTGAAGCTAATATTAGTCAAACTAGGTCACACAAATTCAAAGTCAAGGACGAGAAAAATGACATCATCCAAATGCCTCTTGTAGCAGCAAAATCTAAAAGGTTG
This genomic stretch from Zingiber officinale cultivar Zhangliang chromosome 7A, Zo_v1.1, whole genome shotgun sequence harbors:
- the LOC122001242 gene encoding E3 ubiquitin protein ligase DRIP2-like, translating into MAAAAVAAVVTVKRKLLVACMTCPVCHKLIRDATTISECLHTFCRKCIYEKLTSEEVDCCPICNIELGCVPIEKLRADHNLQDLRSKIFPFKRRKIEALENFPLVTFPAKRKERSLSSLVVDTPQIAAQTALHGRRTRAAARKAATFCGQSPDIQESIKRMDDKNLDDLPENSSANPNKLNPCRKQTSSNMEPFSTTPIKHSLNGGDSFRNKTEPWKPLDCLAEVAKSFKSSPQNPVINAELISAQNGEANISQTRSHKFKVKDEKNDIIQMPLVAAKSKRLQGINGKQKGTMSSSQAPIDATSGPCDRRICPIWFQLIASLNQEGDSPLPQIPNSYLRIKDGNVPVSCIQKYLVRKLDLHSETEVGIMFRGQAVSPTTSLHKLLVQWLRVGSSQRLPTSAGTSGKEFVMVLAYSRSKVDIPA